The Fuerstiella sp. genome contains the following window.
GCAACGAAACGAGACAACGAAATCGGTAAAGCGCGTCCCCATCGTAATCCCAGATATCGAACGGCCGTATCGGTCAGGACTCCACCTGCCAGCATACCGGCCCAGCCCAGCAGCGGAGGAATTGATACGAACAGGGCCCGCTGCTCAACCGAGACAAGATGAACGCTGGTGTAGTAACGTGGTGCCCAGGTCAGCAGGAAGACCCAGCCAATATTGGTGAAAAACTGGGTGACACATGCGCACCACATACTGCCACTGGACACCAAACCCCGCAGCGGCACTCCGGACGACTTCCTGCCTGGATCGATCACCGCCGAATCGGCGATCAGGGCAGCTTCAGCATCATTGCAGCGGGGATGTTCGGCCGGTGTTGTGCGACAATTCCACCAGATCAGGCCGGCCACAAAAATGCCCAGCGATCCGTACAGGAACATCATCCGTCGCCAGCCGTTTCCGTAAATTTTTTTGATACTCCTGCGATGCAGGGCTTCCAGCACCAGCCGGTTGACCCTCTGGCTCTGAAGGTCACTGATATCGCCGGAGAGGTTTAGCAGCCGTCGAGCTTCTTTTTCGACTGAGATTCCTTTCCCGTTTAAATCATCCAACTCAAAAAAACCGGGTGACAGAATGATTGTGTTCAGCTCATTCGCCACGATTTCCGCTTCGCTGACAGGGATCACTGTTAATTCCGGAACGGCTTCATCCGGATTGCTTCCTGCCAGTTCAAGCTGTTGGCGAGCATTGTCCATCGCGTCAGCATACTTCTCAGCATGACGAATCACGATGTTCCGGCTGAAGGTCGAAAACGTTTCCAGACACCGCTGCCGCAATTCATCGACGGGTTCGGTGCTTTGTGATGAACGATTCAGTTCCTGGCAAAGCAGTGGTCCGTTCAATATCTCATCAGGAGTCAATGTCGTGCGCGTGTCGACAGGTGTCAGTGCGACCAGCAAATAGCCACTGGCGAACAGAGCCAAAAATCCTCCAAAACGACCTCCCAGAGCAATGACCCCGCTTGCGGTCCCGCGTTTGGAGAACGGAATCCATTTACTGACGATGCTGGAAGCGGTGGGGTATGCTCCGGCCTGTCCAAATCCGAAGCCCAGTCGCAGCACGAGCACAGCGACAAATGAGGAGACCGCACCTGTCAGTCCGGTAAACAGGGACCATGCCAGGACGTACAGCGTCAGCATCTTTCGCGACCCAAACAGGTCGGTCAGCCATCCGGAAGGCACCTGACCCAGAGCATATGTCCAGAAGAAGGCGCTCAGCATCCAGCCGACCTGTCTGTTCGTCAG
Protein-coding sequences here:
- a CDS encoding MFS transporter yields the protein MATHLTSNDKPTRIRHLVIGSTSLMAVLLYLDRFCISFVEMYIQEDLGLTNRQVGWMLSAFFWTYALGQVPSGWLTDLFGSRKMLTLYVLAWSLFTGLTGAVSSFVAVLVLRLGFGFGQAGAYPTASSIVSKWIPFSKRGTASGVIALGGRFGGFLALFASGYLLVALTPVDTRTTLTPDEILNGPLLCQELNRSSQSTEPVDELRQRCLETFSTFSRNIVIRHAEKYADAMDNARQQLELAGSNPDEAVPELTVIPVSEAEIVANELNTIILSPGFFELDDLNGKGISVEKEARRLLNLSGDISDLQSQRVNRLVLEALHRRSIKKIYGNGWRRMMFLYGSLGIFVAGLIWWNCRTTPAEHPRCNDAEAALIADSAVIDPGRKSSGVPLRGLVSSGSMWCACVTQFFTNIGWVFLLTWAPRYYTSVHLVSVEQRALFVSIPPLLGWAGMLAGGVLTDTAVRYLGLRWGRALPISLSRFVAMGAYIVCLFDPGVTLCVILFSTVAFATALGNPASWAFTQDVGGQHVGSVLGWGNMWGNLGAAIAPPIVIWLVGGADNWNNAFIACGAAFFAAGISALGINAAKPIKSAATD